A genomic window from Synechococcus sp. CBW1107 includes:
- a CDS encoding SHOCT domain-containing protein, which produces MEQITDAGRKVASDLARQYGFSQDAVTHMMLAMLRGKGAMAQFDHPEFAGSGQWMRGGMLMIGDMFNHSLKARVDGLCQAIAAQLGGHQPQPASAGSFQAQSSGGWAAQSSLPAMAPMAAAGGGSPLFVPDPRDTWWPAELGVPAALGSQNDMSYAFFPSAGRLAIQSNGQVSVYDTGHHQIAGLSQQQGSGGTVVFATPGGTVSLSSLTSMGGGSQQQSGHGGSQQQSSSGGGHQQSSASFAMAPMAMQPMQPMAMQPMQPMAGFENWWPAELGSPSATGAQNNLRYAWFAESGCLAVEHDGTLSLLDARDHPINGIAQASSSAEVMFSTPDGSVSLSSLPPFSPKGPSVASPAAPAPAPAVVQTPTSSGDVISALERLGELMAKGVLSEAEFTEKKKELLSRL; this is translated from the coding sequence ATGGAACAGATCACCGATGCAGGCCGGAAGGTCGCCAGCGACCTGGCTCGTCAGTACGGCTTCAGCCAGGACGCCGTCACCCACATGATGCTGGCGATGCTGCGTGGCAAAGGCGCCATGGCCCAGTTCGACCATCCTGAATTCGCCGGCTCCGGCCAGTGGATGCGGGGGGGCATGCTGATGATCGGCGACATGTTCAACCACTCCCTCAAGGCGAGGGTGGATGGGCTCTGCCAGGCGATCGCAGCTCAGCTTGGCGGCCACCAGCCCCAACCGGCCAGCGCAGGAAGCTTCCAGGCCCAGAGCAGCGGCGGCTGGGCCGCCCAGTCGTCGCTGCCGGCGATGGCGCCCATGGCTGCAGCAGGAGGCGGGTCGCCCCTGTTCGTGCCGGATCCCCGGGATACATGGTGGCCCGCCGAGCTGGGCGTCCCCGCGGCGCTGGGCAGTCAGAACGACATGAGCTACGCCTTCTTCCCGTCCGCTGGCCGGTTGGCCATTCAGTCGAACGGCCAGGTGTCGGTGTACGACACGGGCCATCATCAGATCGCCGGTCTGTCCCAGCAGCAGGGCTCAGGCGGCACCGTGGTTTTCGCCACCCCGGGCGGCACGGTGAGCCTCTCCAGCCTCACCTCGATGGGCGGCGGCAGCCAGCAGCAATCGGGCCATGGCGGCAGCCAGCAACAGAGCAGCTCCGGCGGCGGGCACCAACAGTCATCGGCCTCCTTCGCCATGGCCCCGATGGCGATGCAGCCGATGCAGCCAATGGCCATGCAGCCGATGCAGCCGATGGCCGGATTCGAGAACTGGTGGCCTGCGGAGCTGGGCAGCCCCAGCGCCACCGGCGCCCAGAACAATCTGCGTTACGCCTGGTTCGCCGAATCGGGCTGCCTGGCCGTGGAGCACGACGGCACCCTCAGCCTGCTGGATGCCCGCGACCATCCGATCAACGGGATCGCCCAGGCCAGCAGCAGCGCCGAGGTGATGTTCTCCACGCCGGATGGCTCCGTCAGTCTTTCGAGCCTGCCACCTTTTTCCCCGAAAGGTCCTTCCGTTGCATCTCCAGCTGCCCCGGCCCCGGCGCCAGCGGTAGTCCAAACCCCCACCTCCAGCGGGGATGTGATCAGCGCCCTGGAACGTCTGGGTGAGCTCATGGCCAAGGGGGTGCTGAGCGAGGCGGAATTCACCGAGAAGAAAAAGGAGCTGCTGAGTCGGTTGTAA
- a CDS encoding cryptochrome/photolyase family protein: MVLTLILGDQLHREWFTPSPLQLIPGSRVLMIEDLAVASTYRYHQLRLLHTFVAMRSFRDALNERGLAVHYFELPASSGVSFWERLAAELGADRELQVAEIADRSFGQRLQQFCREHGVRLTVLPSPAFLESAAESRAWFEGRRRPFMKTFYERQRRRLGLLLEDDGSPSGGRWSFDVENRRRLPKGYQEPPLPAVATSPHEPVVRQLIATHFSSHPGVPGELWIPVDHDGADAWLQRFLQDRLDGFGPYEDALSARLGTLHHSLLSPLLNIGLLSPAMVIAATLAHVKQRQECDQPAPIASLEGFLRQVIGWREFVRGIDLVHGDTQAGSNFWNHRRRLAPCWTDGSTGLPPLDAAIRRLNRTGYNHHIERLMVISNLMLLCEIQPTEVHRWFMERYLDSYEWVMGPNVYGMGLMSDGGIFATKPYICGSNYILKMGDFKRGPWCDIWDGLYWRFIDHHRAFFQANPRLSMNVRLLDRMDPLRRNGLFVAAEAFLESATMDRP; encoded by the coding sequence ATGGTCCTGACCCTGATCCTGGGCGATCAGCTGCACCGCGAGTGGTTCACCCCCTCGCCGCTGCAGCTCATTCCCGGGAGCCGGGTGCTGATGATCGAAGACCTCGCTGTGGCCTCCACCTACCGGTACCACCAGCTGCGCCTGCTCCACACCTTCGTGGCGATGCGCAGCTTCCGCGACGCGCTGAACGAGCGGGGGCTGGCGGTGCACTATTTCGAGCTGCCGGCTTCGTCGGGTGTGTCGTTCTGGGAGCGGCTGGCGGCAGAGCTGGGTGCAGACCGGGAGCTGCAGGTGGCGGAGATCGCCGACCGCAGCTTCGGGCAGAGGCTGCAGCAGTTCTGCCGCGAGCACGGGGTACGGCTGACCGTGCTGCCCTCACCCGCGTTCCTCGAATCGGCCGCCGAGAGTCGGGCCTGGTTCGAAGGACGTCGCCGGCCCTTCATGAAGACGTTCTACGAGCGGCAGCGACGGCGCCTGGGGCTGCTGCTCGAAGACGACGGGAGCCCCAGCGGCGGCCGCTGGAGCTTCGATGTCGAGAACCGCCGCCGGCTGCCGAAGGGCTACCAGGAACCACCGCTGCCGGCTGTGGCGACCAGTCCCCATGAACCGGTGGTGCGACAGCTGATCGCCACCCACTTCAGCAGCCATCCCGGGGTGCCGGGGGAGCTCTGGATTCCCGTCGATCACGACGGCGCCGACGCCTGGCTGCAACGGTTCCTGCAGGACCGCCTCGACGGATTCGGCCCCTACGAGGACGCCCTGAGCGCGCGTCTGGGCACCCTGCACCATTCCCTGCTCTCTCCCCTGCTCAACATCGGCCTGCTCTCTCCGGCCATGGTGATCGCAGCCACCCTCGCCCATGTGAAGCAGCGGCAGGAGTGCGACCAACCGGCGCCGATCGCCTCGCTGGAGGGCTTCCTGAGACAGGTGATCGGCTGGCGGGAGTTCGTGCGCGGCATCGATCTCGTGCATGGCGACACCCAGGCCGGCAGCAACTTCTGGAACCATCGACGCCGGCTGGCGCCCTGCTGGACCGACGGCAGCACCGGCCTGCCGCCACTGGATGCGGCGATCCGGCGGCTGAATCGCACGGGCTACAACCATCACATCGAGCGGCTGATGGTGATCAGCAACCTGATGCTGCTCTGCGAGATCCAGCCGACGGAGGTGCACAGGTGGTTCATGGAGCGTTATCTGGATTCCTATGAGTGGGTGATGGGCCCGAACGTCTACGGAATGGGCCTGATGAGCGATGGCGGCATCTTCGCCACCAAGCCCTACATCTGCGGCTCCAACTACATCCTCAAGATGGGAGATTTCAAGCGCGGCCCGTGGTGTGACATCTGGGACGGTCTCTACTGGCGCTTCATCGATCATCACCGGGCCTTCTTCCAGGCCAACCCCCGCCTCTCGATGAATGTGCGCCTTCTGGATCGCATGGATCCCCTCCGGCGAAATGGCCTGTTCGTCGCGGCGGAGGCGTTCCTGGAGAGCGCCACGATGGATCGGCCTTGA
- a CDS encoding peroxiredoxin-like family protein has translation MERGQRRLVLLLSQLGDFDSLEYAQALAPVLPQLATAGIAVLAIGIGNEAGRQRFCAFTGFPLECLQVDDEPQLHRALGLYEGLRQIGGPWPTLLLMCAGIGSPGTLAEVLRGYSGDRSAPQRIADEETIQAGPLPPIKGAFFARAGGTGFQRPFELATVRLRNMTEVLGHWRTYVPRDDFLTQRGGTFLLEADDTLLYSHRDRGILGFSATMARPLSFLDSFLS, from the coding sequence ATGGAGCGCGGCCAGCGCCGACTCGTGCTGCTGCTGAGCCAGCTGGGGGATTTCGACAGCCTCGAATACGCCCAGGCCCTGGCCCCGGTCCTGCCGCAGCTGGCGACTGCCGGCATCGCCGTGCTGGCGATCGGCATCGGCAACGAGGCGGGCCGCCAGCGCTTCTGCGCCTTCACGGGGTTTCCACTTGAATGCCTCCAGGTGGACGACGAACCCCAGCTGCACCGGGCTCTGGGGCTCTACGAGGGCCTCCGGCAGATCGGCGGGCCATGGCCGACCCTGCTGCTGATGTGCGCCGGCATCGGGTCCCCCGGAACCCTGGCCGAGGTGTTGCGTGGCTACTCGGGCGATCGCAGCGCTCCCCAGCGGATCGCCGACGAGGAGACCATCCAGGCGGGCCCCCTGCCGCCGATCAAGGGGGCATTCTTCGCCAGAGCGGGCGGGACCGGGTTCCAGCGGCCCTTCGAGCTGGCCACGGTGCGACTGCGCAACATGACCGAAGTGCTGGGTCACTGGCGCACCTACGTGCCGCGCGACGACTTCCTCACCCAGCGGGGCGGCACCTTCCTGCTGGAAGCCGACGACACGCTGCTGTACAGCCACCGGGACCGTGGCATTCTCGGCTTCTCAGCGACCATGGCAAGGCCGCTCAGCTTCCTGGATTCCTTTCTGAGCTGA
- a CDS encoding IS256 family transposase: MTLTHSGASELSQLMEGTTAGALIPEIVRRGFQDLLEAEVSALTGAQLHERCPDQRSTHRNGYRERLLTTQVGDLSLAIPRLRQGSFFPSWLEPRRRVDKALYAVVMEAYTGGISTRKVDALVEALGGASGISKSEVSRICQGLDEQVKAFLGRPLDHARFPYVYLDATYLHGRLGRNMQVVSRAVVVAIGINALGYREVLGIAVGDSEAEGFWRQFLGSLKERGLDGTRLVISDAHLGLTAAIKRMFQGSSWQRCRVHFLRNLLSHVPKAGQDMVAAAMKAVFVIQAPDQVRAHWQRVTEMLRKQFPGAVPVMEAARDDVLAFLHFPQEHWRKVWSTNPLERLNKEIKRRTNVVGIFPNDPAIVRLVGSQLLEQQEEWQLERRRFFSEATMAKIPEPEEPLELTDADPNAQPAATIS, encoded by the coding sequence ATGACCCTCACCCATAGTGGCGCCTCCGAGCTGAGCCAGCTCATGGAGGGCACCACCGCTGGCGCCCTGATCCCAGAGATCGTGCGCCGGGGTTTCCAGGACCTGCTGGAAGCCGAGGTTTCTGCCCTCACGGGCGCTCAACTCCATGAGCGCTGCCCCGATCAGCGCTCCACCCATCGCAACGGCTACCGGGAGCGGCTGCTCACCACCCAGGTGGGCGACCTCAGCCTGGCCATTCCCAGGTTGCGGCAGGGCAGCTTCTTTCCCAGCTGGCTGGAGCCACGCCGCCGGGTGGACAAGGCGCTCTACGCCGTGGTGATGGAGGCCTACACCGGCGGGATCTCCACCCGCAAGGTCGACGCCCTGGTGGAGGCGCTGGGCGGGGCCAGCGGCATCTCCAAATCGGAGGTGAGCCGCATCTGCCAGGGGCTCGATGAGCAGGTGAAAGCCTTTCTGGGCCGGCCGCTTGACCATGCCCGCTTTCCCTACGTCTACCTCGACGCCACCTACCTCCACGGCCGCCTGGGCCGAAATATGCAGGTGGTGTCGCGGGCGGTGGTGGTGGCGATCGGCATCAATGCCCTCGGCTACCGCGAAGTTCTCGGCATTGCCGTGGGCGACAGCGAGGCGGAGGGCTTCTGGCGTCAGTTCCTGGGCTCACTCAAGGAGCGTGGCCTCGACGGCACCCGCCTGGTGATCTCGGATGCCCACCTGGGCCTGACGGCAGCGATCAAGCGGATGTTCCAGGGCAGTAGCTGGCAGAGGTGCCGGGTGCACTTCCTGCGCAACCTGCTGAGCCATGTGCCCAAGGCCGGCCAGGACATGGTGGCCGCTGCCATGAAAGCGGTGTTCGTGATCCAGGCTCCAGATCAGGTGCGCGCCCACTGGCAGCGGGTCACCGAGATGCTGCGCAAGCAGTTCCCCGGCGCCGTGCCCGTGATGGAAGCCGCCCGGGACGACGTGCTGGCCTTCCTGCACTTCCCCCAGGAGCACTGGCGCAAGGTCTGGAGCACCAACCCGCTCGAGCGCCTCAACAAGGAGATCAAACGCCGCACCAACGTGGTCGGCATCTTCCCCAATGATCCAGCGATCGTGCGCCTGGTGGGCAGCCAGCTGCTGGAGCAGCAGGAGGAATGGCAGCTGGAGCGTCGCCGCTTCTTCTCTGAGGCCACCATGGCCAAGATCCCAGAGCCAGAAGAGCCCTTGGAGCTCACCGATGCAGATCCGAACGCCCAGCCGGCTGCAACCATCAGCTGA
- a CDS encoding mechanosensitive ion channel domain-containing protein, with amino-acid sequence MDFSQSGGVERSELIFFLSSMLTILGIAFFAQWSILSNITSTIIIFFSHPAGIGDKVKILDVEFAVEGEIVDIGLFFIVLQGSDGSVLSIPNNLFLQKAVVRQRRPRPRSKTKED; translated from the coding sequence GTGGATTTCTCTCAATCTGGGGGGGTTGAGCGATCCGAGCTAATCTTCTTTTTGTCATCAATGCTGACAATTCTTGGAATCGCTTTCTTTGCGCAATGGTCAATTTTGTCAAATATTACATCAACGATAATCATCTTCTTCAGTCATCCCGCAGGCATTGGCGATAAGGTGAAAATTCTTGATGTTGAATTTGCCGTAGAAGGCGAAATCGTCGATATTGGGCTATTCTTTATCGTCCTGCAGGGCAGCGACGGATCTGTGCTGTCCATTCCAAACAACTTGTTCTTGCAAAAAGCAGTTGTCAGGCAAAGGAGACCGAGACCCAGGTCCAAGACAAAGGAGGATTGA
- a CDS encoding YbhB/YbcL family Raf kinase inhibitor-like protein: MTSPSRRSLRIKGAATALLAVVVTNLGAMARSEGFNLSSPQIKANGTIAAKHVFNGFGCSGENISPALSWSKAPPQTQSFALLVHDSDAPTGGSGWWNWLVVDIPAGSSGLPANAGRADGMGLPPGARQIRTDYGSPGWGGPCPPVGNAPHRYTFTLHALKVKTLELPPDPSAALVGFMVNSQSLGKASFTALYGR, from the coding sequence ATGACATCGCCCTCGAGACGCTCCTTGCGGATCAAAGGAGCCGCCACCGCCCTGCTGGCCGTCGTGGTCACCAACCTGGGGGCCATGGCCCGCTCGGAGGGCTTCAACCTGAGCAGTCCCCAGATCAAGGCCAACGGCACCATCGCCGCAAAGCACGTGTTCAACGGCTTCGGCTGCAGCGGGGAGAACATCTCCCCGGCCCTGAGCTGGAGTAAGGCCCCGCCCCAGACCCAGAGCTTCGCCCTGCTGGTGCACGACAGCGATGCCCCCACCGGCGGCAGCGGTTGGTGGAACTGGCTGGTGGTGGACATCCCCGCCGGCAGCTCCGGGCTGCCGGCGAACGCAGGCCGCGCTGACGGCATGGGTCTTCCACCGGGTGCCCGCCAGATCCGCACCGACTACGGCAGCCCCGGCTGGGGAGGCCCATGCCCGCCGGTGGGCAACGCACCCCATCGCTACACCTTCACCCTGCACGCCCTCAAGGTGAAGACTCTCGAGCTGCCGCCCGATCCTTCGGCGGCACTGGTGGGCTTCATGGTCAACAGCCAGAGTCTGGGCAAGGCCTCCTTCACCGCTCTCTACGGCCGGTAA
- a CDS encoding chlorophyll a/b-binding protein — translation MSSKDFHYEPVERFGEGLTTSRPWNTNALAGVELLNGRVAMLGFSAAIVGEWLTGKGIVGQLGAVLAWYLG, via the coding sequence ATGAGCAGCAAGGACTTCCACTACGAGCCGGTGGAGAGATTCGGCGAAGGGCTCACCACCAGCCGCCCCTGGAACACCAACGCCCTGGCCGGGGTGGAACTCCTCAACGGCCGGGTGGCGATGCTGGGCTTCAGCGCCGCCATCGTGGGCGAATGGCTCACCGGCAAGGGCATCGTCGGCCAGCTGGGTGCTGTGCTGGCCTGGTATCTCGGCTGA
- a CDS encoding metallophosphoesterase — translation MAPTLSRRQVLGLGGLALGVAASGGWRLAQGTPAAAAGTADLRLPPRGDQRLVLISDLNASYGSTTYIPEVSQGIALIPSLRPDLVVCAGDMVAGQKSSLSTEQLQAMWAGFDRQVLRPLRRAGLPFVPAMGNHDASSSWVDGRYVFERERREASRYWLRQQGDLGLSFADGSGFPFFYSVVQNGLFLLVLDASSAAIPSEQLRWAERSLASVGARGARRRLVVGHLPLLGVSQGRDTPGNVLARSQELRQLLERHQVEAYISGHQHAYYPGRIGQLDLIQLGALGSGPRKLLGQSTAPFQTLTVLDDDWTSGRRRESTVNMRTLQLLNPERLPPRLSDSRGRSQIRRPLVTGG, via the coding sequence ATGGCCCCAACCCTCAGCCGACGTCAGGTTCTCGGTCTGGGGGGCCTGGCCCTGGGGGTGGCGGCCTCCGGCGGCTGGAGGCTGGCCCAGGGGACTCCAGCGGCCGCGGCGGGCACTGCCGACCTGAGGCTGCCGCCCCGCGGTGACCAGCGTCTGGTGCTGATCAGTGATCTCAATGCCAGCTACGGATCCACCACCTACATCCCCGAGGTGAGCCAGGGGATCGCCCTGATCCCCTCCCTGCGCCCGGATCTGGTGGTCTGCGCCGGCGACATGGTGGCCGGCCAGAAGTCGAGCCTGAGCACCGAACAGCTGCAGGCCATGTGGGCCGGGTTCGATCGCCAGGTGCTCAGGCCCCTGAGGCGGGCGGGGCTGCCCTTCGTTCCGGCGATGGGCAACCACGACGCGTCCAGCAGCTGGGTGGACGGCCGCTACGTCTTTGAGCGGGAGCGGCGGGAGGCCAGCCGCTACTGGCTCCGTCAGCAGGGGGACCTCGGCCTCAGCTTCGCCGACGGCTCAGGCTTCCCCTTCTTCTATTCCGTGGTCCAGAACGGGCTGTTCCTGCTGGTGCTCGACGCCTCCTCCGCCGCGATTCCATCCGAACAGCTGCGCTGGGCGGAGCGGAGCCTGGCGAGCGTGGGGGCCCGCGGGGCCAGGAGGCGGCTGGTGGTGGGACACCTGCCACTGCTGGGGGTCTCGCAAGGGCGCGACACGCCCGGCAATGTGCTGGCCCGGAGCCAGGAGCTCCGCCAGCTGCTCGAACGCCACCAGGTGGAGGCCTACATCAGCGGCCATCAGCACGCCTACTACCCCGGCCGGATCGGCCAGCTCGACCTGATCCAGCTCGGCGCCCTCGGCAGCGGTCCCCGGAAGCTGCTGGGGCAGAGCACGGCGCCGTTCCAGACCCTGACCGTTCTCGATGACGACTGGACCAGCGGCCGACGGCGGGAGAGCACGGTCAACATGCGCACCCTGCAGCTGCTGAATCCGGAGCGGCTGCCGCCACGCCTGAGCGACAGTCGCGGACGCAGCCAGATCCGGCGCCCCCTCGTTACAGGAGGTTGA
- a CDS encoding isopenicillin N synthase family oxygenase, producing MDPTILDVDLLAFERGDDRRRRAVVDGVRRSLATGFLYTSSDLSGDLLDTAYGMLARFFALDGAIKDRFTAAGASGQTGYTGLLVETAAGSERADWKEMLNWSAPIPASHPLRRRYPLLYPEPVLPEAVVPGITEVLLRFHGALADLQRRVLRVIALGLGAAESFFEEMVSEAPTLSRAIRYPPMAAAPGPGHLWAAAHGDINLITALPRATAGGLEVEVAGGWVPALPPEGRVIINSGLMLERLSNGLIPAGLHRVVAPPGSARERMSVVQFCHARPSTLLAPLASCCTAENPQRQAGVLAADALEEVLYRINLL from the coding sequence ATGGATCCCACCATCCTCGATGTCGATCTGCTGGCCTTCGAGCGGGGTGATGACCGCCGCCGGCGGGCGGTGGTCGATGGGGTGAGGCGCAGCCTGGCCACCGGCTTTCTGTACACCAGCAGTGATCTGTCCGGCGATCTGCTCGACACGGCTTACGGGATGCTGGCCCGCTTCTTCGCCCTCGATGGCGCCATCAAGGACCGTTTCACGGCTGCCGGGGCCTCAGGCCAGACGGGCTACACGGGCCTGCTGGTGGAGACCGCCGCCGGCAGCGAGCGGGCTGACTGGAAGGAGATGCTCAACTGGTCGGCGCCGATCCCGGCCTCGCACCCCCTGCGCCGCCGCTACCCGCTGCTTTATCCCGAGCCGGTGCTGCCCGAAGCGGTGGTGCCCGGCATCACTGAGGTGCTGCTGCGCTTCCACGGGGCGCTCGCCGATCTGCAGCGGCGGGTCCTGCGGGTGATCGCGCTGGGCCTGGGTGCGGCCGAGTCCTTCTTTGAGGAGATGGTCAGCGAGGCCCCCACCCTCAGCCGCGCCATCCGCTATCCGCCGATGGCGGCGGCTCCCGGTCCCGGTCACCTCTGGGCCGCCGCCCACGGCGACATCAACCTGATCACCGCCCTGCCCCGAGCGACCGCTGGTGGCCTGGAGGTGGAGGTGGCCGGCGGCTGGGTGCCGGCGCTGCCTCCCGAGGGGCGGGTGATCATCAACAGCGGTCTGATGCTCGAGCGGCTCAGCAATGGCCTGATCCCCGCCGGCCTGCACCGGGTGGTGGCACCTCCCGGGTCCGCTCGGGAGCGGATGAGTGTGGTGCAGTTCTGTCACGCCCGGCCCTCCACCCTGCTGGCGCCTCTGGCCAGTTGCTGCACAGCGGAGAATCCCCAGCGCCAGGCCGGGGTGCTGGCGGCCGACGCTCTCGAAGAGGTGCTCTACCGGATCAACCTCCTGTAA
- a CDS encoding class I SAM-dependent methyltransferase, giving the protein MSLPAWLEERLLRAGGRVPFRTYMEWVLNDPEHGAYGAGRLSIGPGGDFATAPSLGPEFAALLAPQIARWLLDLPQERLSLVETGPGEGSLAAQLAEVLVSGWPQLAGRLELVLVEPNAGMAARQRQRLEGCPLPVRWSSFEEMAAAPLSGVVLAHEVLDALAVERIERSGGQWRRQQVTLREGRTLRLEPGDPLEPEDEDRLEPLGLLPLDPRRPEGWCSELHPGLSPWMAACAAALARGRLLVIDYALEAWRYYAPQRSNGTLMAYRAQRASSDPLLEPGHWDLTAHLCIESVLEAAEAAGWSVLGQRRQGEALLALGLAQRLHGLQQPSLSAAQDCGAAGGEGLAALLARREALLRLVDPAALGDFRWLAFSRGEGSPALDSVAELFLQEPGEGA; this is encoded by the coding sequence GTGTCCCTGCCTGCCTGGCTGGAAGAGCGCCTGCTCCGGGCCGGTGGCCGCGTGCCCTTCCGCACCTACATGGAGTGGGTGCTCAACGACCCCGAGCACGGCGCCTACGGCGCCGGCCGTCTCAGCATCGGCCCGGGAGGAGATTTCGCCACAGCTCCGTCGCTCGGCCCGGAGTTCGCCGCTTTGCTGGCCCCTCAGATCGCCCGCTGGCTGCTGGATCTCCCCCAGGAGCGCCTGAGCCTGGTGGAGACCGGTCCCGGCGAAGGCAGCCTGGCGGCTCAGCTGGCTGAGGTGCTGGTGAGCGGCTGGCCTCAGCTGGCCGGTCGGCTGGAGCTGGTGCTGGTGGAGCCCAACGCCGGGATGGCGGCCCGGCAGCGCCAGCGCCTCGAGGGCTGCCCGTTGCCCGTGCGCTGGAGCAGCTTTGAGGAGATGGCCGCCGCTCCGCTCAGCGGCGTGGTGCTGGCCCATGAGGTGCTCGATGCCCTGGCGGTGGAGCGGATCGAGCGCAGCGGCGGCCAATGGCGCCGTCAGCAGGTGACGCTGCGGGAGGGAAGAACGTTGCGGCTGGAGCCCGGTGACCCCCTGGAGCCGGAGGATGAGGACCGACTGGAGCCCCTCGGACTGCTGCCCCTCGATCCGAGGCGCCCCGAGGGCTGGTGCAGCGAACTTCACCCCGGGCTCTCCCCATGGATGGCGGCCTGCGCCGCCGCCCTGGCCCGGGGCCGCCTGCTGGTCATCGACTACGCCCTCGAGGCCTGGCGTTACTACGCCCCCCAGCGCAGCAACGGCACCCTGATGGCCTACCGCGCCCAGCGAGCCAGCTCCGATCCTCTGCTGGAGCCCGGCCACTGGGACCTCACCGCCCATCTCTGCATCGAGAGCGTGCTCGAGGCCGCCGAGGCGGCCGGCTGGAGTGTCCTGGGCCAGCGCCGCCAGGGGGAAGCCCTGCTGGCCCTTGGTCTGGCCCAGCGCCTGCACGGCCTGCAGCAGCCCTCGCTGTCGGCCGCTCAGGACTGCGGCGCAGCAGGCGGCGAAGGCCTGGCGGCCCTGCTGGCCCGGCGCGAAGCCCTGCTGCGCCTGGTGGATCCCGCCGCTCTCGGCGATTTCCGCTGGCTGGCCTTCAGCCGCGGGGAGGGCTCGCCGGCGCTGGACTCCGTCGCCGAGCTCTTCCTGCAGGAGCCCGGCGAAGGCGCGTAG
- a CDS encoding TPM domain-containing protein, translating to MAPGARSLLLSTLGCLAALVLLLAPLGGAAGGMARAADNPSLLPDHPTPVIDLARALTDGQRASLEDHLEAFEASSGWKLRVLTQYERTPGLAVKQFWGLDERSLLLVADPRGGNLLNFNVGDALFALMPRTFWVELQTRYGNQYYVRDHGEDGAIVDALTAVETCLERGGCQVVPGLPQEQWLLTFCTSLLGGLIVGFAGYPRKQGDVVAWSWVLLLSPLWVMLFVVFGLGPVVTRTSDLLPVLRNSLGFLGGAAAAYLIAQKTMGVPGGNEGSSGGGD from the coding sequence ATGGCCCCTGGCGCCAGATCTCTCCTCCTCTCCACCCTCGGTTGTCTGGCCGCCCTGGTGCTCCTCCTGGCGCCTCTGGGGGGGGCGGCGGGCGGGATGGCCCGGGCCGCCGACAATCCCTCCCTCCTGCCGGATCACCCCACCCCCGTGATCGATCTGGCCCGGGCGCTCACCGATGGTCAGCGGGCCAGCCTGGAGGACCATCTCGAGGCCTTCGAGGCCAGCAGCGGCTGGAAACTGAGGGTCCTGACCCAGTACGAGCGCACGCCCGGCCTGGCGGTGAAGCAATTCTGGGGGCTGGATGAGCGCAGCCTGCTGCTGGTGGCCGATCCCCGAGGCGGAAACCTGCTCAATTTCAACGTGGGCGACGCCCTCTTCGCCCTGATGCCGCGCACCTTCTGGGTGGAGCTGCAGACGCGCTACGGCAATCAGTACTACGTGCGCGACCACGGCGAGGACGGCGCCATCGTGGATGCGCTCACGGCCGTGGAAACCTGTCTCGAGCGGGGCGGCTGCCAGGTGGTGCCGGGCCTGCCCCAGGAGCAATGGCTGCTGACGTTCTGCACCTCGCTGCTGGGGGGCCTGATCGTGGGCTTCGCCGGCTACCCGCGCAAACAGGGTGATGTGGTGGCGTGGAGCTGGGTGCTGCTGCTGTCACCACTGTGGGTGATGCTGTTCGTGGTCTTCGGGCTGGGGCCGGTGGTGACCCGAACCTCCGACCTGCTGCCGGTGCTGCGCAACTCGCTGGGATTCCTGGGCGGAGCGGCAGCGGCCTACCTGATCGCCCAGAAGACGATGGGTGTACCGGGCGGAAACGAGGGATCGTCAGGCGGCGGCGACTGA
- a CDS encoding glycoside hydrolase family 104 protein has protein sequence MGAPAHATAWEEIRLPGAAPSTQPQSLAIATPQDVPGARAIFEITPERRALLNTIRYAEGTWANGEDVGYRIMFGGSLMASLDRHPDRVNRTVGYASAAAGAYQFMPFTWAMATRALGITGFGPQVQDQAAIFLIHRRGALALADRGVLTPELAAKLAPEWASFPTLAGRSFYGQPVKRYGQLRAFYEANLASLRAIDNVRTDVAQAAPPVQPACSDDSLTCALQEASSGR, from the coding sequence ATGGGGGCCCCTGCCCATGCCACGGCGTGGGAGGAGATCCGTCTGCCGGGAGCGGCACCGTCCACTCAGCCCCAGTCGCTGGCGATCGCCACCCCCCAGGACGTGCCCGGCGCGCGCGCCATCTTTGAGATCACCCCTGAGCGGAGGGCACTGCTCAACACCATCCGCTATGCCGAAGGCACCTGGGCCAACGGCGAGGACGTGGGCTACCGGATCATGTTCGGCGGCAGCCTGATGGCGTCCCTGGATCGCCATCCCGATCGGGTCAACCGCACCGTGGGCTACGCCAGCGCCGCTGCTGGTGCCTATCAGTTCATGCCCTTCACCTGGGCGATGGCCACCCGGGCTCTGGGAATCACCGGTTTCGGCCCCCAGGTCCAGGATCAGGCCGCCATTTTCCTGATCCACCGGCGCGGGGCCCTGGCCCTGGCCGACCGCGGCGTCCTCACTCCTGAACTGGCCGCCAAGCTGGCGCCCGAATGGGCGTCATTCCCCACCCTGGCCGGCCGCAGCTTCTACGGCCAGCCCGTCAAGCGCTACGGCCAGCTCAGGGCCTTCTATGAGGCCAACCTGGCCAGCCTGCGGGCCATTGACAACGTCCGCACGGACGTCGCCCAGGCCGCTCCGCCGGTGCAGCCCGCCTGCAGCGACGACAGCCTCACCTGTGCCCTCCAGGAAGCCAGCTCCGGTCGCTGA